From Toxorhynchites rutilus septentrionalis strain SRP chromosome 2, ASM2978413v1, whole genome shotgun sequence, a single genomic window includes:
- the LOC129766648 gene encoding uncharacterized protein LOC129766648, translated as MTPPKQKTTKQTKLKILYRRRTNIIGSANFIKTFDDDFDSSKMAQVSIRIQRLDALWREFEETQDEIELLEDEEDDFTQERQDFQALYYELKASLQSKIPVQPPVPPPTPVSTSSAVQISSNVRLPEIKLKEFSGNLDDWISFRDLYVSLIHSSMQLTAVQKMHYLRATLSGEAARIISSLEISANNYLVAWKLLKDRFENPNLLVKRHVSGLLTIPSLRKESAQGLADLADDQGLQVPAFTFRFERLSQCLDAVSLREWETRVSESDRYPKYEELLEFIHRRSRIVQTLSQSTNTQSHVELKTKSRFTAAHVTSENVKKCPNCKQAHFLFQCESFRKISPQQRFEFVKKHGLCINCLKGAHLAKDCSSGSCRNCSRKHHSLLHLPPISSSSTPVLRAETTNPSTPALVVQSAETIDVSRCASNAVVYPSSVENVASPLAKAFRTNAQSFSVGITLSTPPVNVLVDDDSPPISSCQSAEVNEICSRGTVMLSTALIKVRDADDKYHLARALLDSGSQPSFITESLCQKLRLKRTKVNVPISGIGQSTVNVHYRVTLSLTPRYGDHHFSLDCLVLPKLTMSLPNQHINITRWKIPRNLPLADPKFNISQGVDIIIGAELFFSLIENQQVFLASGYPSASAEDDPQAIQTSHICIDDSLDQQLERFWEIENFDVGKTYTHEEQLCEDHFQQTVGRDQDGRYVVRLPLREAMLPLIGDSYPVALRRFQSMEKKFMADEALRKAYQSFMMEYEALGHMEVNPCASRGPQFFLPHHAIHRPESSTTKTRVVFDGSCRCSSLSLNEALFVGPTVQPALYSTVVNFRMPRYIVTADVAKMFRQIWIHPDDRRYQQILWRYNPSEPIRTYQLKTVTYGLASSPFHAARVLNQLTIDEEGRYPLAAQVIRNGTYVDDVLTGHDNRDTLAETCNQLMKLLERAGFVLRKWATNDIAVLSTVPRELWETSLEFELDRSPTVKTLGLLWSSETDTFKFKIPVLSQLDVATKRIIVSEMSQLFDPLGLLGPVVIKAKMFVQVLWAEHIPWDQELSEEYTKWWKSYRAELSLLQSLSVPRRTVLNHQYSLHCFCDASKLAYGCCIYVVSSDDFGQLQCRLLTAKSRVAPLRGQTIPRLELCAALLGSQLVDNIRQTTKFVEPPTFWVDSSIVLHWIKSKSNAWKVFVSNRVAEIQRLNKGCIWRHVPTELNPADCVSRGMMAGQLLKDDLWWHGPSFLKDPVDCWPECVVSMPDAQEMMKEAQQGVALHSRVVESSIFEQFSDLEEYEHALKALVRQAQREVFLTEFRLFEKNQQTTEPRIAHKSPLKNLNLFLDQFGLLRICDTRCDTRFPILLHAKHRLSWLIARSIHVRTLHAGPSLLFATIRQRFWPLRGRQLARKVVRQCVTCFRCQPQPTQQIMAPLPSVRVTPARIFEFSGMDYCGPFLVRPLSGKGASVKMYVGLFVCLVVKAVHFEIIADLSSAACINAVKRFVARRGRVRELHCDNGTAFVGVD; from the exons atgacGCCCCCGAAACAAAAGACgacgaaacaaacgaagttgaagatacTGTATCGTCGGCGGACGAACATTATTGGTTCCGCGAATTTCATCAAAACTTTTGACGATGATTTTGATTCGTCAAAAATGGCTCAAGTGTCCATTCGCATTCAACGTCTTGATGCGTTATGGCGAGAGTTTGAAGAAACTCAagatgaaattgagcttcttgaagatgaagaagatgATTTCACTCAAGAGAGGCAAGATTTTCAAGCCCTTTATTATGAGTTGAAGGCATCGCTGCAGAGCAAAATTCCTGTGCAACCACCCGTACCACCCCCTACTCCTGTATCAACATCGTCTGCTGTTCAAATATCTTCGAATGTTCGCCTGCCGGAAATAAAATTGAAAGAATTCTCTGGGAATCTTGATGACTGGATTTCTTTTCGTGATCTGTACGTTTCGCTTATCCATTCGAGCATGCAACTTACGGCGGTGCAGAAAATGCATTACTTGCGAGCTACACTTTCTGGCGAAGCAGCTCGTATCATTTCATCTCTCGAGATTTCAGCCAACAATTATCTCGTAGCGTGGAAATTATTGAaggatcgtttcgaaaacccTAATTTGTTAGTGAAGCGACATGTTTCTGGCCTTCTTACGATTCCGTCGTTGAGAAAGGAGTCTGCGCAGGGACTTGCAGACCTTGCTGACGATCAAGGTCTGCAAGTCCCTGCGTTCACGTTCAGAT TTGAACGACTGAGCCAGTGTCTTGACGCCGTTTCACTCCGTGAGTGGGAGACACGGGTTTCAGAAAGTGATAGATACCCCAAATATGAAGAACTTTTGGAATTCATCCATAGAAGATCGCGAATTGTGCAAACTCTCTCCCAATCGACAAACACCCAATCTCACGTAGAATTGAAGACGAAGTCTCGCTTCACCGCCGCCCACGTTACTTCTGAGAATGTTAAGAAGTGCCCTAACTGCAAACAAGCGCATTTCTTGTTTCAGTGCGAATCTTTCAGAAAAATTTCACCGCAACAAAGATTTGAATTTGTGAAGAAGCACGGGCTTTGCATTAACTGCCTCAAGGGCGCACACCTCGCTAAGGATTGTTCCAGCGGATCGTGCAGAAATTGTTCCAGAAAGCACCACTCCTTGTTGCATTTACCACCGATTTCTTCGTCATCGACGCCGGTGTTACGTGCAGAAACAACCAACCCTTCAACACCTGCGTTGGTTGTACAATCTGCTGAAACAATCGACGTGTCGCGATGCGCCTCAAACGCTGTCGTTTATCCGTCGTCGGTTGAAAACGTTGCTTCACCACTCGCGAAAGCGTTCCGTACAAACGCACAATCGTTCTCGGTCGGTATAACCCTTTCCACTCCGCCGGTTAATGTCTTAGTCGATGATGATTCACCTCCCATTTCTTCCTGTCAAAGTGCTGAAGTGAATGAAATCTGTAGTCGTGGCACTGTTATGCTGTCAACTGCGTTAATAAAAGTTAGAGATGCTGACGATAAATATCACCTCGCCAGAGCCCTACTAGATAGCGGCTCGCAGCCAAGCTTCATCACCGAGTCACTCTGCCAGAAGCTTCGTCTAAAGCGCACCAAGGTCAACGTGCCGATCAGTGGGATCGGCCAATCAACAGTGAACGTCCACTATAGAGTCACGTTGTCACTCACCCCACGTTACGGAGATCATCACTTCAGCCTAGATTGCCTCGTCCTGCCGAAGTTGACCATGTCACTACCCAATCAACACATCAACATTACGCGATGGAAGATTCCGCGTAACTTACCCCTGGCTGATCCCAAGTTCAACATCAGTCAAGGTGTTGATATAATTATCGGAGCTGAGCTGTTTTTCTCGCTCATAGAAAATCAGCAAGTCTTCCTAGCCTCTGGGTATCCTTCTGCTTCTGCAGAAGACG ATCCACAGGCCATCCAAACCAGCCATATATGCATCGACGATTCACTCGATCAGCAGCTCGAACGCTTCTGGGAAATCGAAAACTTCGATGTCGGGAAGACCTACACCCACGAAGAGCAGCTCTGCGAAGACCATTTCCAACAAACCGTTGGTCGCGACCAAGATGGAAGATATGTAGTCCGTCTTCCGCTGCGGGAAGCGATGCTTCCGTTGATTGGAGATTCCTACCCAGTTGCACTTCGTCGATTTCAATCCATGGAAAAGAAGTTTATGGCCGATGAAGCTCTTCGAAAAGCATATCAAAGTTTTATGATGGAGTATGAAGCACTTGGTCATATGGAGGTGAATCCTTGCGCGTCGCGTGGCCCACAGTTCTTCCTGCCTCACCATGCCATCCACCGTCCTGAAAGCTCCACCACGAAAACACGAGTAGTGTTTGATGGATCCTGTCGATGTTCCAGCTTGTCGCTCAACGAAGCTCTTTTTGTTGGTCCCACTGTACAACCAGCTCTGTACTCCACAGTTGTAAACTTCCGTATGCCTCGCTACATAGTTACCGCTGACGTTGCGAAAATGTTCCGGCAGATATGGATCCATCCGGATGATCGAAGGTACCAGCAAATTTTGTGGAGGTACAATCCATCAGAACCGATACGAACATACCAGCTAAAGACCGTTACATACGGCCTCGCCAGCTCCCCGTTTCACGCTGCTCGGGTGCTCAATCAGTTGACCATTGACGAAGAAGGACGTTATCCGTTAGCAGCTCAAGTCATTCGCAACGGGACATACGTGGACGATGTACTCACAGGCCATGATAATCGCGATACACTTGCCGAAACATGTAACCAGCTAATGAAGTTGCTTGAACGCGCTGGGTTCGTGCTGAGGAAGTGGGCAACAAACGACATCGCTGTCCTGTCTACCGTTCCCCGTGAACTATGGGAAACATCGCTTGAATTCGAACTGGATCGATCGCCTACCGTGAAGACATTGGGGCTTCTCTGGTCCTCAGAAACGGAcacatttaaatttaaaattccagtCCTGTCGCAACTGGATGTCGCTACCAAACGCATCATCGTGTCTGAAATGTCCCAATTATTCGATCCTCTTGGCCTGTTGGGACCCGTGGTGATAAAAGCGAAGATGTTTGTCCAAGTACTCTGGGCAGAACACATACCGTGGGACCAAGAACTGTCCGAAGAGTATACCAAATGGTGGAAATCGTACCGTGCGGAACTCAGTCTACTCCAGTCACTCTCCGTACCACGCAGAACAGTGTTGAATCACCAGTACAGTCTGCACTGCTTCTGCGATGCTTCGAAATTAGCCTATGGCTGTTGCATTTACGTCGTTTCTTCTGATGACTTCGGACAGCTTCAATGCCGCTTGCTGACAGCCAAATCTCGCGTTGCTCCACTGCGCGGTCAAACCATCCCTCGGTTGGAACTCTGTGCTGCGTTGCTCGGCAGTCAACTTGTCGACAATATTCGTCAAACTACGAAGTTCGTCGAACCCCCAACATTTTGGGTAGATTCTAGCATCGTGCTCCACTGGATAAAGTCGAAGTCGAATGCCTGGAAGGTTTTTGTCTCAAACCGTGTCGCTGAAATACAGCGCCTCAACAAAGGCTGCATATGGAGACACGTTCCAACTGAATTAAACCCCGCTGATTGTGTTTCAAGAGGGATGATGGCTGGTCAGCTTTTGAAGGATGATTTGTGGTGGCATGGTCCGAGTTTTCTCAAAGACCCCGTCGATTGTTGGCCTGAGTGCGTGGTTTCGATGCCCGATGCTCAGGAAATGATGAAGGAAGCGCAGCAAGGGGTTGCGTTGCACAGTCGCGTGGTTGAATCTTCCATCTTCGAACAGTTTTCCGACCTTG AGGAGTACGAACACGCACTCAAAGCTCTCGTTCGCCAAGCTCAACGAGAGGTATTTCTTACTGAGTTCCGTCTATTCGAAAAGAACCAACAGACAACAGAACCTAGAATCGCGCATAAATCACCACTGAAAAACTTGAATTTGTTCCTGGATCAGTTTGGATTGCTCAGAATCTGCGACACTCGCTGCGACACTCGCTTCCCGATACTGTTGCATGCTAAACACAGACTCAGTTGGTTGATTGCCCGATCGATTCACGTCCGCACACTTCATGCCGGACCTTCTCTGCTGTTCGCTACCATACGGCAGCGCTTCTGGCCACTCCGGGGTCGTCAACTCGCACGAAAGGTGGTTCGCCAATGTGTGACCTGTTTCCGATGTCAGCCACAGCCAACTCAGCAGATTATGGCACCTCTTCCGTCTGTTCGAGTTACACCTGCTAGAATATTTGAGTTCTCAGGAATGGATTACTGTGGGCCGTTCCTCGTTCGTCCGTTAAGTGGAAAGGGTGCGTCGGTTAAAATGTACGTCGGTCTTTTCGTGTGTTTAGTGGTGAAGGCAGTGCATTTCGAGATCATCGCTGATCTTTCATCGGCCGCGTGCATCAACGCCGTCAAGCGATTCGTCGCGCGTCGCGGTCGTGTGCGTGAACTGCATTGCGATAACGGTACCGCGTTTGTCGGGGTAGATTGA